Genomic window (Gemmatimonadota bacterium):
AGATGATGGATGTGTGAAGGGCCGGCTTCCCAAAGAGGAGCCGGCCCTTCCAGTTTGTATCCATCATCCATCATCCATCATCCATCATCCATCATCCATCATCCGTCATCCGTCATCTACTTGTCAGCTAGTGCGCCGCTTCCTTCTGCAGCGTGATCAACGCCAGTCGCGGGGAGACCATCGGATAGGTGCGAGCGAACCAGCCAATGCAGGCGATGAAGAGCCCGAGGAAGGTCAGCGTGGGGCCGATTTCCGGGAGCCCGAAGACCGGCCCTGCTTCGGCGGTCACCGACGGCATCACCAGCAGATAGCGCTCGAGCCAGAGGGCGCAGAGCGAGATCGTGGCGAAGGCGCCGAAAATCGCCGGCGTCTTCTTGGGGCCAACGCCGAGCAGGCCGGTGAACGGAAGCACGAACATCCCCAGGAAGACCGCGCTGCCAACGACCCGCCACGGGCCCCAGAGACGCGCGAAGACGAAGCCCGTCTCTTCCGGCAGGTTGCCGTACCAGATCACCAGGAACTGGGCCCACATCAGGTAGGTCCAGAAGACGGTGAAGCCGAAACAGAGCTTGCCGAGGTCGTGGCGCTGCTTCGGCGAGATGAACTCACCGAGCTTGGCGCCGTTGTTCCGCGCAAAGATCACCATCAGGCCCAGAAGCATATGGGCGCCCAGGAACGACCCCATGAAGAACCAGCCACCGAGCAGGTTGGAGAACCAGTGCGGCTGCAGCGACATGATGCCGTCGAATGCCACGATGGTGAAGACCAGGGCATAGACCGCTGCGAAGATCGCCGCCAGCCGGTAGATGCGGGTATGGTTCTCGGCCTCGTTGTACCCGGCAAGCATCCGTTCGTAGCGAGCCTTGCGACCATCACTGACCTTTTCCTTGGCCAGCACGAGGTCCGGAAGCATGTCGCTCCGGATCAGGCGAATGCCGAGGTAATAGAGGACGCCGAGGCCAATGAAGAGCCGCGCCGCCATCCAGCTCTTCGAGAGCCAGAGGGCCTTGCCCGGCGACACGCCGTGCAGTGCCGCCTGCATGTTGCCGTAGATGTCCTGGTAGCCGAAGGTGAAGATCAGCGCGAGGCCGATGAGCGAAACCGGGATGAAACCCGACACCGCCTGCGACAACCGCAGGATCACACCCGACCACTTGGCATTGGCGATCTTGTAAACGGCCGTGATGGCGATCGATCCGCCGGTCAGCGACGTGAAGAAGAGCCAGTTGACGTGGAAGGTCTGCCAGGCGCGATGACTTCCTTCGCCCATGAGCGCCATCACGAAGAGCACGATACCGACCAGCGCAATCCCGCCACCGATCGTCAGGAAGGAGCCGTAATCGCTGTTGACACTCTTCTCAGCGAGGCGGTCTTCTACCACGGAAAAATCGGTCGCCATCAGCGGGCTCCCCCGGCGGCAGGTGGCAAGGGCGACTTCGCCTGGAGCGAGCGCACATAGTCAACGACGGCCCAGCGCTCGTCCTGACGGACGATCTTGTCGCCATACTGCGGCATACCGGCGCGGCCATAACGAATGATGCTGTAGAGGTAGCCATCACCCCAGTGACGCGCACTCGCCGTCATCAGGGATGGGGCACCATTGTACGGCGTCACGGTACCGTCGCCAGCACCCTGATAGCCGTGACACATCGAGCAGTAGGTGTCGAAGAGCTCTTCCCCGCTCCGCGCGCCGACCTTGGCGGGCGTGGTGGGATGCTGCAACGCGTTCGCCACCAGGGTATCGAAGCCGTAGACCGGGAAGGCCGCCGTCGGATCTCCGACGCGCCAGTCGCGCTCCCCACCGCCGAGTGGGACCACGTGGGCGGGCGTGTTGCGCGGGATGTCGAACCGCTGATACGGGTGGACGCCCTTGGAGAGAATCATGTGGTCGAACCACGGCACCCGGTGCATGAGGTCGTCGGGGGACGGCACTTCGTTGTACCAGAAGTTGCAGCCACCGAGCGCCAGCAGCACCATCGCAGACATTGCCTTACGCATCACGGAGCACCTCCACCGAGCCAGCCGCCGTCAGCATCCCGGCCACGGCGGCGGCCTGATCGGCACCGCAGGGGACGAAGACCCCAATCAGGTCGTCGCTGTACTTGGGATGATACGGACGGCCCTTGAGCGAGCGGCGCATCGAGAGAATGATGATGCCGGCGATGGTCGAGAGCGCACCCACGAGAATCGTGAGTTCGAACCCGAGCACCACGAAGGCCGGAATCGCCGCGATCGGCTTGCCACCAACCAGCAGTGGCCATTCGCGCGCCATCCAGATCGTCATCGAGAAACCAGCGGTGCAGCCGGTCAGGCCACCGATGAGCGTCCACATCCGGACCGGCGAGATCGGATCGCCGAGCGCAGCTTCGAGCTCGTGATTCGGCGCAGCCGAATAGACGGTGAGGTCGGTATGCCCCTCGGCCTTGAGGCCGCGGATCGCATCACACGCCGCATCGATGTGCTGGAACGACCCGAGCACTCCGGGTACGGTCTTCGCCGCCATCAGTGTGCCCCCCCGTGGGAGTTCCGGCGCGGCATCGGGATCAGTTCCTTCAGCTCCTGGATCGCCACGATGGGGAAGTTCTTGTAGAACAGCGTGAACCAGAGCCCGAACCAGCCAAACGATCCGGCGAGCATGGACCAGTCGGCCCACGTCGGGTTCATCTGGCCCCACGCGAACGGCATGTAGTCGTTCGAGAGGGACGAGACGACGATGACGTAGCGCTCGAACCACATCCCGATGTTGATGAAGATCGAGATCACGAACAGCGAGGTCATGTTGGTTCGGATCTTCCGGAACCAGAGCAACTGCGACACGAACGCGTTGCAGGTGATCATCGTCCAGCCGGCCCACCACATCGGGCCAAACGCGCGCCGGTAGAAGGTGACCTGTTCGAACGGCGATCCGGAGTACCACGCCACGAAGTATTCCATCGCGTAGGCGTAGAAGAGGATCGACCCCGTGAACAGCGTCAGCTTGCCGAGGTTATCGAAATGGTAGTCGGTGATCATGTGCTCGAACTTGAGCACCTTGCGCAGCGGCACTACCAGCGTGAACACCATGCCGATGCCGGAATAGATCGCGCCGGCGACGAAGTACGGCGCGAAGATGGTGCCGTGCCAGCCCGGGACGATCGATGAGGCGAAGTCCCACGAAACGACGGAGTGGACCGAGAGCACCAGCGGCGTCGCGAGGGCGGCGAGGTAGAGATAGGCGCGGGTGTAGTGGCGCCACTGCGAATCGGCGCCGGTCCAGCCCAGCGAGAGCGCGCCATAGACCTTCTTCTTCCAGCCGCTGACATTGTCGCGAATGGCGGCGATGTCGGGGACTAGCCCGACCATCAGGAAGGTGCTCGACACCGTCAGGTAGGTCGAGATGGCGAAGACGTCCCACATCAGCGGCGACTTGAAGTTCGGCCAGAGGTAGCGCTGGTTGGGGTACGGAATCAGCCAGTAGAAGACCCACTCGCGACCGATATGGATGATCGGAAAGAGCGCGGCCGTCATGACGGCGAAGACCGTCATCGCTTCCGTTGCGCGGTACACCGCGGTGCGCCAGGGCGAGCGGAACAGGAAGAGAATCGCCGAGATCAGCGTGCCCGCGTGACCGATACCGACCCAGAATACGAAGGTCGTGATGTAGACCGACCACATGATCGGCGGCGCGTAGCCGGCCAACCCGAGGCCGTACTTGAGCTCGGCCGTGACGGTGGCGAACATCACCAGGGTGAGGAAGGCCATCGTCGCGACCAGGAAGTAGTACCCCTTGGTCGGCTTGTCGGTGATCGACTTCAGGACGTCGCGGGTGACCTCACCGTGCGTCTGGGTCGGAATGCTCGGATCGTGCGCGATGACGGCCATCTCAGTGCTCCCCCGCCGGCGCGTGCGCAGCTGCCGGCTCGCGGTGGAGTACCTTGGCCAGATAGGTGACCGCTGGCCGGACGTTGGTCTCTTCGAGCATCACATATCCTCGCGGGTCACGCTTCCACTTCACGACCTTGGCCTCGGGGTCCTTCACGTTGCCGAACGCCAGGGCGCCCGACGGGCAGGCCTGGGCGCAGGCGGGCTGTACTTCCTTCTCCGTCGGGTCGCGATCCTCGAGCTTTGCCGTGTTCTGCGCACCGCGAATTCGCTGGACGCAGAAGGTGCACTTCTCCATCACCCCTCGCGCGCGCACCGTGACTTCCGGATTGAGCTGAAGGTTGAGCGGCTCCGGCCACGCGAATTCACTGTAGCGCGACCAGTTGAAGTAGCGAACCTTGAACGGACAGTTGTTGCTGCAATAGCGAGTGCCGACGCAACGGTTGTAGACCTGGCCGTTGAGTCCGTCGGGCGTGTGGTACGACGCGTAGACCGGACAGACCGGTTCACACGGCGCGTTGTCGCAATGCTGGCACATCACCGGCGCGAAGCGGGCCTCGAGCGGCTCACCATTCTCGCCGCCCTCCCAGTAGCGCTCGATGCGGACCCAGCTGAGTTCACGACCCTTCAGCACGGCCTCTTCGCCGACGGTCGCGATGTTGTTCTCGGCGTAGCAGGCGGTCACGCAGGCCGAGCAGCCAGTGCAACGCGACAGATCCACCGCCATCCCCCACTTCGGATGCGGATCGGCGTAGTTGCCGAGCTTGGTGCGCTCGGTCTGGCTCTCGTACCAGCCCGCGATCGCCTCGGCTTCCTTCTCGGTGTTCACTTCGTGCGCCGGATGCCCTTCGGCCTTGATCGCCTCTTCCGGCGTCATCCCCTTCGCTGCATAGGCAAGCGGCATCGCTTCGATGATGCCACGGCCGAGCTGTCGCGGGTTCCCTTCGGTCTTGGACACCTTGCGGTAGTCGCCGGTCGTCTTGACCGACACCTTGGTGCTCACGTACGGGAGGAATCCCTGTCCGTCGGCTGCGCCAAGGAGGTCGACGGCGTTGACACCGCGGCCCTTGGCGTAGCGGCCGTATTCGGTGTGGCCGAGTCCGAGCGGCATCGCGAGTACATCCTCGCGGATGCCGGGATAGACCAGCACCTGCGCCCGGATGGTCCCGTGCGGTGAAGTGAGCTCGACGATTTCGCCCTCGCGCACGTCGATCTTCTTTGCGGTTTCCGGATTCACTTCAACCCACGACTGCCAGGTGATCTTGGTGATCGGGTCCGGGTTCTCGAGCAGCCACGGCTTGTTGGTCCCGCGGCCATCGTGGTACATCGAGCTCGGATACGGCAGGAAGACGAACTCGCCGGTGCCATCGAAGGTCGGAACCGTGACGCTCACCGTTGCCGCCGACGACGCCATCGTGACCGTGGTCGTGGGTGAAGCGCCGAAGAGCCCGCCACGCCCGAGCGATTCACGCCAGTAGGTGTCGAAGTCGCCGGCGGGTGAGCTCTTCTGCCACTCGCGCTTGAGGTGCTCCTCGAAGCTCGGGGCGTTGAAGCCCGCGAAGGGGCCCCCGGCGAGCTGCGCGGCCTTGAGCAGCAGGTCGCCGGTGTGCATCGCCGCAAAGACCGGTTCAACCGTCGGCTGCAGCAGCCCGGTGACACCAGCGCGCGGACGGAGATCGTCCCAGCGCTCGAGGGCGTGAAGATTGGGGAGGATCAGATCACACGCGGCCGCCGTCTCATCGAGGACGGACGCGGTCGAGATCTTGAACGGCACCTTGGCCATCGCCTCGGCGAACTTGCCGCTCTTCGGCAGGGCGTAGAGTGGATTCGCTTCGTGGACGAGGAGCACCTGCACCTGGCCACCGCGCATCGATTCGAACAGAGCCGCGACGTCGCCATATCCGGACGCGGTCGCCGGAGCAGCGGAGGCCGCTGCGAAAAGCACCGTCTTGCCGACGTTGCCCGCGGCCTCGTTGAGCAGGTTCACTGCGTGGCAGAGATCGATCGCGCCGCGATGCTGGGCTGCGACGCCACCAGCGACCGCGAGTGACGGGGTGGCGGCGGCAAAGGCCTCACCCATCGCGGTCAGTTGTGCAGCCGAGAGCCCGGTCGCCTTGGCAGCCTGTTCCGGTGCATATGCGGCAAGCGATCCGGCGAGCGCGCCGCCCTTTCGTGCGGCGACGACCTGGGCCATTGCGAGTGCCACCATCACCTCGCTGCCGGCCGGGACATTCATCCACTCATCGGCATTCGCGCCGGTGAGCGACATCCGGGGACCGACGTACACATGCTTCGCCATGGTGCCGTCGTGGAAGCCGTGTGATTCGGCGAAGCCACGCTGCTGCTCGACGACCGCACCCCACGTTTCGAGGAAGTCGGCGCCGAACGACACGATGTGCTTCGCGCTGGCGAAGTCATACACCGGCAGGTCGGAGCGTCCCCACGTCTTCTCGTTGGCCTTGCGTTCCGCGTCGCGACCGAAGGCCTCCCAATAGACGACCTTGCCGCCTGCCGCGCCGATAAAATCGGTGAGCAGGGTGGAAAACGTCGAGGGACCGTAGCCGTTGATCGCCGCAACCTTGCCCGACGCTGCACCGACCTTGGCCGCGACACGCGCGGCAGCATCGTTCCACGAAATCTTGTCGAATCCGCCGGCGGCATTGCGCGCGAGCGGTCCGGCGAGGCGGTCGGGATTGTAGAGCCCCTGCAGGCCTGCCTGGCCACGGCTGCAGAGCGTCCCGGCGTTGATCGGGTGCTCGGCGAGTCCTTCCAGCTTGATGGGGCGGGCTTCGCGGGTCTTCACGGCGATGCCACACCCGGTGCTGCACTCGGTGCAGGTGCTGGCATACCAGGTCGCCACGCCGGGCACCTGCTGCTCGGACTGGACCAGGTAAGGCACCAGCTTGGCGACCTTGTCAGTCGAGCAGCCCGAGAGGGCGGCTGCGCCAGCACCGGTCACGCCGAGCACCTTGAGGAACTTCCGTCGATCGACGCCGGACGTTTCGCTCTCGTCGGCCATCGCTACTCCGTGGTCGGGATGTCTGGTCGTCATATCAGTAGTGGCAGACAGTGCAATCGCGCGAAACCTTCCGCTCGATGTGGCAGCTGATGCAGAAGCCCATGTTATTCACGTTGTTGACCTTGTAGACCTGCGGCATCCGCGAGACGTTGCCGTGACAGGTGGCACAGGCCGCGGGCCCGAGTGCCTTGATGTGACGCGCGTGCGGAAAGCGGACGTGGCGGGCGACGCTGTGGACGCGTACCCACTCCACCGGCTTCTTCGCGCTCCAGGCTTCCTTGAGCTTCTTGATCTCGGCCTTGTTGGCGTCGGTCTTTCCGGCGACCGCGATATGGCAGCCCATGCAGGTCTGCATGCTCGGAATGCCAGGCTCGGACGAAACACCGACCGAGTAATGGCAGTACTGGCACTGCATCTTGAGCTGGCCAGTGTGGATGTCGTGACGGAAGAAGATCGGTTGCCGCGGACCCTTGAGGGAAGACGAATCGGCCGCACTGAGCGGTGCCGGGCCGGTGGCGGGTTTCT
Coding sequences:
- a CDS encoding cytochrome c3 family protein, producing MSKRFVLGLGVVTMATALLAFAALPGVAQKPATGPAPLSAADSSSLKGPRQPIFFRHDIHTGQLKMQCQYCHYSVGVSSEPGIPSMQTCMGCHIAVAGKTDANKAEIKKLKEAWSAKKPVEWVRVHSVARHVRFPHARHIKALGPAACATCHGNVSRMPQVYKVNNVNNMGFCISCHIERKVSRDCTVCHY
- the nrfD gene encoding NrfD/PsrC family molybdoenzyme membrane anchor subunit, with the protein product MAVIAHDPSIPTQTHGEVTRDVLKSITDKPTKGYYFLVATMAFLTLVMFATVTAELKYGLGLAGYAPPIMWSVYITTFVFWVGIGHAGTLISAILFLFRSPWRTAVYRATEAMTVFAVMTAALFPIIHIGREWVFYWLIPYPNQRYLWPNFKSPLMWDVFAISTYLTVSSTFLMVGLVPDIAAIRDNVSGWKKKVYGALSLGWTGADSQWRHYTRAYLYLAALATPLVLSVHSVVSWDFASSIVPGWHGTIFAPYFVAGAIYSGIGMVFTLVVPLRKVLKFEHMITDYHFDNLGKLTLFTGSILFYAYAMEYFVAWYSGSPFEQVTFYRRAFGPMWWAGWTMITCNAFVSQLLWFRKIRTNMTSLFVISIFINIGMWFERYVIVVSSLSNDYMPFAWGQMNPTWADWSMLAGSFGWFGLWFTLFYKNFPIVAIQELKELIPMPRRNSHGGAH
- a CDS encoding molybdopterin-dependent oxidoreductase, encoding MADESETSGVDRRKFLKVLGVTGAGAAALSGCSTDKVAKLVPYLVQSEQQVPGVATWYASTCTECSTGCGIAVKTREARPIKLEGLAEHPINAGTLCSRGQAGLQGLYNPDRLAGPLARNAAGGFDKISWNDAAARVAAKVGAASGKVAAINGYGPSTFSTLLTDFIGAAGGKVVYWEAFGRDAERKANEKTWGRSDLPVYDFASAKHIVSFGADFLETWGAVVEQQRGFAESHGFHDGTMAKHVYVGPRMSLTGANADEWMNVPAGSEVMVALAMAQVVAARKGGALAGSLAAYAPEQAAKATGLSAAQLTAMGEAFAAATPSLAVAGGVAAQHRGAIDLCHAVNLLNEAAGNVGKTVLFAAASAAPATASGYGDVAALFESMRGGQVQVLLVHEANPLYALPKSGKFAEAMAKVPFKISTASVLDETAAACDLILPNLHALERWDDLRPRAGVTGLLQPTVEPVFAAMHTGDLLLKAAQLAGGPFAGFNAPSFEEHLKREWQKSSPAGDFDTYWRESLGRGGLFGASPTTTVTMASSAATVSVTVPTFDGTGEFVFLPYPSSMYHDGRGTNKPWLLENPDPITKITWQSWVEVNPETAKKIDVREGEIVELTSPHGTIRAQVLVYPGIREDVLAMPLGLGHTEYGRYAKGRGVNAVDLLGAADGQGFLPYVSTKVSVKTTGDYRKVSKTEGNPRQLGRGIIEAMPLAYAAKGMTPEEAIKAEGHPAHEVNTEKEAEAIAGWYESQTERTKLGNYADPHPKWGMAVDLSRCTGCSACVTACYAENNIATVGEEAVLKGRELSWVRIERYWEGGENGEPLEARFAPVMCQHCDNAPCEPVCPVYASYHTPDGLNGQVYNRCVGTRYCSNNCPFKVRYFNWSRYSEFAWPEPLNLQLNPEVTVRARGVMEKCTFCVQRIRGAQNTAKLEDRDPTEKEVQPACAQACPSGALAFGNVKDPEAKVVKWKRDPRGYVMLEETNVRPAVTYLAKVLHREPAAAHAPAGEH
- a CDS encoding cytochrome c is translated as MRKAMSAMVLLALGGCNFWYNEVPSPDDLMHRVPWFDHMILSKGVHPYQRFDIPRNTPAHVVPLGGGERDWRVGDPTAAFPVYGFDTLVANALQHPTTPAKVGARSGEELFDTYCSMCHGYQGAGDGTVTPYNGAPSLMTASARHWGDGYLYSIIRYGRAGMPQYGDKIVRQDERWAVVDYVRSLQAKSPLPPAAGGAR
- a CDS encoding DUF3341 domain-containing protein translates to MAAKTVPGVLGSFQHIDAACDAIRGLKAEGHTDLTVYSAAPNHELEAALGDPISPVRMWTLIGGLTGCTAGFSMTIWMAREWPLLVGGKPIAAIPAFVVLGFELTILVGALSTIAGIIILSMRRSLKGRPYHPKYSDDLIGVFVPCGADQAAAVAGMLTAAGSVEVLRDA